A DNA window from Aythya fuligula isolate bAytFul2 chromosome 4, bAytFul2.pri, whole genome shotgun sequence contains the following coding sequences:
- the LOC116488616 gene encoding alpha-fetoprotein codes for MIMFAQYVQGSTFTKAVKMAEAVTDLAKRCAAADGDNPDCLKPLDKIFLDTICQEENLPRFTDCCAKKDPERNDCFLSLKNSSRAFISPFERPNAEAACKNYSQNQHSLTGYFIYEISRRHPFLYAPTILSVAIHYDEMMKDCCRSAENPTHNLEECFRRQAPKVVKPVREDGLRQEHTCGILKKFGERTIKALKLAQISQKFPKADFVTVSKLVMDVANMHKDCCRGDMLECMRDREEILHYVCTNQDIISSKIKKCCEKPLLQRSECIINAENDDKPANLSPHVREFIEDKGICERFAQEKDTHLARFLYEYSRRHPEFSAQMLLRIGKGYEDLLDECCKTDSPQDCCSRGEEELKKHIYETESVMKTSCDIYKEKGDYYFQNEYIKFTKQMTTIGSKCCQLSQDKLLPCAEENLDLVLGEICRRHLTNPINPGVCHCCSSSYALRRPCMGKLEIDENYVPLSLTPGLFTFHEDLCTTEEEKLQHKKQE; via the exons ATGATCATGTTTGCTCAGTACGTGCAAGGAAGCACATTCACCAAAGCGGTTAAAATGGCTGAAGCTGTAACAGATCTTGCCAAAAGGTGCGCTGCTGCAGATGGAGACAACCCAGATTGTTTGAAGCCTTTG GACAAGATTTTCCTCGATACAATATGCCAGGAGGAAAATCTTCCAAGGTTTACTGACTGCTGTGCTAAAAAGGACCCTGAAAGAAACGATTGCTTCCTCTCCCTTAAAAATTCATCAAGAGcattcatttctccttttgaaaggCCAAATGCTGAAGCTGCCTGCAAAAATTATTCACAGAATCAACATTCGTTAACAGGata TTTCATCTATGAGATTTCCAGAAGGCATCCTTTCCTCTATGCCCCAACAATCCTTTCTGTTGCTATCCATTATGATGAGATGATGAAGGACTGCTGTAGAAGTGCCGAAAACCCCACTCATAACCTGGAGGAATGCTTTCGGAGACAG GCACCAAAGGTAGTGAAGCCAGTCAGAGAAGATGGCTTGAGGCAGGAACACACATGTGGAATTCTGAAGAAGTTTGGAGAAAGGACCATAAAGGCTCT GAAACTTGCTCAGATAAGCCAGAAATTTCCTAAAGCTGATTTTGTTACTGTTAGCAAACTTGTGATGGATGTTGCTAACATGCACAAGGACTGCTGTCGTGGAGATATGCTGGAGTGTATGCGCGATAGG GAAGAGATTCTACACTATGTCTGCACCAACCAAGACATCATatcaagtaaaattaaaaagtgctgTGAAAAGCCACTGTTACAAAGAAGTGAATGCATaattaatgcagaaaatgatgACAAACCTGCAAACTTGTCCCCCCACGTCAGGGAGTTTATAGAAGACAAAGGAATATGTGAACGCTTTGCTCAGGAAAAAGATACGCACTTAGCCAG GTTTCTCTATGAATATTCCAGAAGACACCCTGAATTTTCTGCTCAAATGCTTTTAAGAATTGGTAAAGGATATGAGGACCTACTGGATGAGTGCTGCAAAACTGATTCTCCACAagactgctgcagcagaggg gaAGAAGAACTGAAGAAACACATTTATGAAACGGAAAGTGTGATGAAAACAAGCTGTGACATTTACAAGGAGAAAGGAGACTACTATTTCCAAAACGagtat ATAAAATTCACCAAACAAATGACTACAATCGGCTCCAAATGCTGCCAATTAAGCCAGGACAAGCTATTGCCTTGTGCTGAAGAAAAC CTGGATCTTGTGCTTGGAGAAATATGTAGAAGACACCTAACCAACCCAATAAACCCCGGTGTTTGCCACTGCTGTAGTAGCTCCTATGCTCTTAGGAGGCCGTGCATGGGGAAACTAGAAATTGATGAGAATTATGTGCCCTTATCATTGACTCCTGGTCTGTTCACTTTCCATGAAGACTTGTGTAcgacagaagaggaaaagttaCAGCACAAGAAGCAGGAGTAA